In Methanonatronarchaeum sp. AMET-Sl, one genomic interval encodes:
- the gatC gene encoding Asp-tRNA(Asn)/Glu-tRNA(Gln) amidotransferase subunit GatC, whose amino-acid sequence MSGKKITEKEVKNISDFARIHLDEEEISNLVPQLNEILDYFDKIDEADTEGLEPLFGIHSQTNKLREDEVGESLTQNTALSNAKDIEDGYFKSPRVRD is encoded by the coding sequence ATGTCAGGTAAAAAAATTACAGAAAAAGAGGTTAAAAATATCTCGGATTTCGCTAGAATCCACCTAGATGAAGAGGAAATAAGTAATCTAGTACCACAACTAAACGAGATACTTGATTACTTCGATAAGATAGATGAAGCCGATACAGAGGGATTGGAGCCATTGTTTGGAATCCACAGCCAAACAAACAAACTGCGAGAAGACGAAGTTGGAGAGAGTCTAACACAAAATACCGCTTTAAGCAATGCAAAAGATATTGAAGACGGATACTTCAAGTCACCGAGGGTGAGAGATTGA
- the gatA gene encoding Asp-tRNA(Asn)/Glu-tRNA(Gln) amidotransferase subunit GatA: protein MIEAWKTTQKIKNGETTSTEVVEKTIKKIEDKEPQINAYITVEKEKALEKAREIDRLIEKNEDPGMLAGIPVGMKDAISTAKTKTTCGSKTLKNYKPPYDAYVVEQIKNAGGIIIGKTNCDEFCMGSTTETSYFGATKNPINPELVPGGSSGGSAAAVKYGGASIALGSDTGGSVRCPAAFCSLVGLKPTYGHISRHGLVAYASSLDQIGPITTNVKDAALTYDVISGKDPNDPTSTKSKQNHYQNLKPETEVTLGIPKELMEEGINPDVKNKVKNKISDLEDQGANIKTVSIPSLEYALPAYCIISMSEASSNLARYDGVRYGYTTGKNDDWNTVYKKTRAQGFGDEVKRRIILGSYALSAGYYDRYYNKALKIRQLLKKEFEKAFNKVDALIAPTMPYKPFKIGEKIDDPLSLYMGDALNVPVNMIGSPSITIPTSHNEPVGIQIIGNHHQEQKILNIAYAMEETK, encoded by the coding sequence TTGATAGAAGCATGGAAAACAACCCAAAAAATAAAAAACGGCGAAACCACCTCAACAGAAGTTGTAGAAAAAACAATAAAAAAAATAGAAGACAAAGAACCCCAAATCAACGCATACATAACCGTTGAAAAAGAAAAAGCCCTAGAAAAAGCCAGAGAAATCGATCGATTAATCGAAAAAAATGAAGACCCAGGGATGTTAGCCGGAATACCTGTCGGAATGAAAGACGCAATATCAACAGCTAAAACAAAAACAACCTGCGGCTCTAAAACACTTAAAAACTACAAACCACCATACGACGCATACGTAGTAGAACAAATAAAAAACGCAGGCGGCATAATAATTGGAAAAACCAATTGTGACGAATTCTGCATGGGAAGCACAACCGAAACAAGCTATTTTGGAGCAACCAAAAACCCCATAAACCCCGAACTGGTTCCAGGAGGATCATCCGGAGGAAGTGCAGCCGCAGTAAAATATGGAGGAGCATCAATAGCCCTAGGATCCGATACAGGCGGGTCAGTAAGATGTCCAGCAGCCTTCTGCAGCCTAGTAGGCCTTAAACCAACATATGGACATATCTCCAGACATGGATTGGTAGCATACGCAAGCTCACTAGACCAAATAGGCCCAATAACCACAAACGTTAAAGACGCAGCCCTAACATACGACGTGATATCTGGAAAAGACCCAAACGACCCAACTTCAACAAAATCTAAACAAAACCACTATCAAAACCTAAAACCCGAGACAGAAGTCACACTCGGAATACCAAAAGAATTGATGGAGGAAGGCATCAATCCCGATGTCAAAAACAAAGTAAAAAACAAAATAAGTGATCTAGAAGACCAAGGCGCAAATATAAAAACGGTGAGTATACCAAGCCTGGAGTATGCATTACCAGCCTACTGCATAATAAGCATGAGTGAAGCCAGCAGCAACCTAGCCCGATACGACGGAGTAAGATATGGATATACTACAGGAAAAAATGACGACTGGAACACCGTTTACAAAAAGACACGAGCCCAAGGATTTGGAGATGAAGTAAAAAGACGGATAATACTAGGGTCATATGCATTAAGCGCTGGATATTACGACCGTTACTACAACAAAGCACTAAAAATACGTCAACTACTTAAAAAAGAATTTGAAAAAGCCTTTAACAAAGTAGACGCATTAATAGCTCCAACAATGCCATACAAACCATTCAAAATCGGAGAAAAAATAGATGACCCATTATCACTATACATGGGAGACGCATTAAACGTACCCGTAAACATGATAGGCAGTCCATCAATAACAATACCAACAAGCCATAACGAGCCAGTTGGAATACAGATAATAGGCAACCACCACCAAGAACAAAAAATACTGAACATCGCTTACGCAATGGAGGAAACAAAATGA
- the gatB gene encoding Asp-tRNA(Asn)/Glu-tRNA(Gln) amidotransferase subunit GatB: MTEVDTTIGLEVHIQLDTESKLFCSCSTDYRESPPNTHTCPTCLGLPGTLPKLNKKVIRYGVMAAYALNCEIADKMNFHRKNYFYPDLAKGFQITQYDKPIAQNGEIKLKDETPIRIRRIQIEEDPGRLIHPISSRYTYTDYNRSGMPLLEIVTEPDLSTPQEARELLNKIREILEYLGIFNGALEGSLRCDANISIEGGGRAEVKNISSYKGAEKALQYEITRQKNLRRRNKEVKRETRHFDEEQEITRSMRTKEEEHNYRYFPEPDIPTIQITQKIKEKAKKDLPELPEEKRKRFIKQYKITSDLAKSLTQTISWAKYYEETAKQTDPKTAATWIADVLKGELNYRDMTLQQNPIKPKEMATITNKLNQDKITEKGATTIIRTILDKGGTPKEIIKQKNLKAIQKDQTLKAIEQAIQENPEAVQDYYNGKPEAINYLVGQVMKITKGKAKPDETNKLITKKLEENA; the protein is encoded by the coding sequence ATGACAGAGGTCGACACAACAATTGGATTAGAAGTACATATACAGCTAGACACCGAAAGCAAGTTATTCTGCAGCTGCAGCACAGACTACCGAGAATCACCCCCAAACACCCATACCTGCCCAACATGCCTTGGACTACCAGGAACCCTACCCAAACTAAACAAAAAAGTAATTAGATACGGCGTTATGGCAGCATACGCATTAAACTGCGAAATAGCAGATAAAATGAATTTTCATAGAAAAAACTATTTCTATCCAGACCTCGCAAAAGGATTCCAAATCACACAATACGACAAACCAATCGCCCAAAACGGAGAAATAAAACTAAAAGACGAAACACCCATCAGAATACGTAGAATACAGATAGAAGAAGACCCCGGCAGACTCATACACCCAATATCCTCAAGATACACATACACAGACTACAACCGATCCGGAATGCCATTACTTGAAATCGTCACAGAACCCGACCTATCAACACCACAAGAAGCAAGAGAACTCCTAAACAAAATACGAGAAATACTAGAATACCTAGGAATATTCAACGGAGCCCTAGAAGGCTCACTAAGATGCGACGCAAACATATCAATTGAAGGAGGAGGAAGAGCAGAAGTCAAAAACATATCATCATACAAAGGAGCAGAAAAAGCCCTCCAATACGAAATAACAAGACAAAAAAACCTCCGCAGAAGAAACAAAGAAGTCAAAAGAGAAACCAGACACTTCGATGAAGAACAAGAAATAACACGATCAATGAGAACAAAAGAAGAAGAACACAACTACCGATACTTCCCCGAACCAGACATACCAACAATCCAAATAACCCAAAAAATCAAAGAAAAAGCAAAAAAAGACCTCCCCGAACTACCAGAAGAAAAAAGAAAAAGATTCATCAAACAATACAAAATCACATCAGACCTAGCAAAATCACTAACACAAACAATAAGCTGGGCCAAATACTACGAAGAAACCGCAAAACAAACAGACCCCAAAACAGCAGCAACCTGGATAGCCGATGTACTAAAAGGCGAACTAAACTACCGAGACATGACACTACAACAAAACCCAATAAAACCCAAAGAAATGGCCACAATCACCAACAAACTAAACCAAGACAAAATCACAGAAAAAGGAGCAACAACCATAATAAGAACAATACTAGACAAAGGCGGAACACCCAAAGAGATAATCAAACAAAAAAACCTCAAAGCCATACAAAAAGACCAAACCCTAAAAGCAATCGAACAAGCAATACAAGAAAACCCAGAAGCCGTACAAGACTACTACAACGGCAAACCAGAAGCAATAAACTACCTAGTAGGACAAGTAATGAAAATAACAAAAGGCAAAGCAAAACCAGATGAAACAAACAAATTAATAACCAAAAAACTGGAGGAAAACGCTTGA
- a CDS encoding DNA topoisomerase I: MNKLIVAEKDKAAKRIAEILSKNNYKTKKIGKTNVYEYNQNGNKNQVIGLRGHIMKIDFPKQYKDWQAQEPKELIRADIEKKPLHSGIVKSLKKLAKQADTTIIATDYDREGELIGKDALEVIENQNQNIKNKRARFSALTPNDVNQAFQNTGEMDYRLSSSGEARQILDLVWGASLTRYISLTAHRYGNNFLSVGRVQTPTLAIIVDKEKEIEAFEPTPYWEINLTLKTQNQKFQAQHTEGRIWKKEKANQIHKNIQKTATVTSIKTKTKKDKPPTPFNTTAFMRAAGAIGLNPSRAMNTAETLYTAGYISYPRTDNTVYSESLDIKQKLNMLQSHPEFQKNVKKIQQQKTITPTQGDKTSKDHPPIHPTQLADKDKLNKTEWKVYELVVRRFLATLSPPATKKRITIKLKTGGEPFQTKGTKYTNLGWREHYPYYKTKETILPELKEKQELKIKEKHKESKQTNPPNRYSSNRLITKMDKKGLGTKATRHNIISKLYNRNYIYGDPPKPTKTAEAVIETLEKYAERITQPDMTSTLEKEMNQIIDGELEKQDVIEESRQMLEKIFQDLNKNKEKIADSLRTGLQKDKIIGPCPKCGENLRIMRSKRGSRFVGCSGYPDCNHSLPLPKRGNLIRTKKTCPDHNLNKLKVTYNKNKKPWTLGCPKCNYDEWQKNKDKDKDKDKDKDKNKK; this comes from the coding sequence TTGAACAAACTAATAGTAGCTGAAAAAGACAAAGCAGCCAAAAGAATAGCTGAAATACTCTCAAAAAACAACTACAAAACCAAAAAAATAGGCAAAACAAACGTCTACGAATACAACCAAAACGGAAACAAAAACCAAGTAATAGGACTACGCGGACACATAATGAAAATCGATTTCCCAAAACAATACAAAGACTGGCAAGCCCAAGAACCAAAAGAACTCATAAGAGCAGACATAGAAAAAAAACCCCTACACTCAGGCATAGTAAAATCACTCAAAAAACTCGCCAAACAAGCAGACACAACAATAATAGCAACCGACTACGACAGAGAAGGAGAACTAATAGGAAAAGACGCCCTCGAAGTCATAGAAAACCAAAACCAAAACATAAAAAACAAAAGAGCAAGATTCAGCGCACTAACACCCAACGACGTAAACCAAGCATTCCAAAACACAGGAGAAATGGACTACAGACTATCAAGCAGCGGAGAAGCAAGACAAATACTCGACCTCGTATGGGGAGCATCACTAACCAGATATATCTCACTCACAGCACATAGATACGGAAACAACTTCCTATCAGTAGGAAGAGTACAAACACCAACACTCGCAATAATAGTCGACAAAGAAAAAGAAATCGAAGCATTTGAACCCACACCATACTGGGAAATAAACCTAACACTAAAAACCCAAAACCAAAAATTCCAAGCACAACACACAGAAGGCAGAATCTGGAAAAAAGAAAAAGCAAACCAAATCCACAAAAACATCCAAAAAACAGCAACAGTCACATCAATAAAAACCAAAACCAAAAAAGACAAACCACCAACACCATTCAACACCACCGCCTTCATGAGAGCCGCCGGAGCAATAGGCCTAAACCCATCACGAGCAATGAACACCGCAGAAACACTCTACACAGCAGGATACATCAGCTACCCAAGAACAGACAACACAGTATACAGCGAAAGCCTAGACATCAAACAAAAACTAAACATGCTACAAAGCCATCCAGAATTCCAAAAAAACGTAAAAAAAATACAACAACAAAAAACAATCACACCAACACAAGGAGACAAAACAAGCAAAGACCACCCACCAATACACCCAACACAACTCGCAGACAAAGACAAACTAAACAAAACAGAATGGAAAGTATACGAACTAGTAGTAAGAAGATTCCTAGCAACACTCTCACCACCAGCAACCAAAAAACGAATAACAATAAAACTAAAAACAGGCGGCGAACCATTCCAAACAAAAGGAACCAAATACACCAACCTCGGATGGAGAGAACACTACCCATACTACAAAACAAAAGAAACAATCCTACCAGAACTCAAAGAAAAACAAGAACTAAAAATCAAAGAAAAACACAAAGAATCAAAACAAACAAACCCACCAAACCGATACAGCTCAAACAGACTAATAACCAAAATGGACAAAAAAGGACTCGGAACAAAAGCAACACGACACAACATAATATCAAAACTATACAACAGAAACTACATCTACGGAGACCCACCAAAACCCACCAAAACAGCCGAAGCAGTAATAGAAACACTCGAAAAATACGCAGAAAGAATAACACAACCAGACATGACCTCAACACTAGAAAAAGAAATGAACCAAATAATAGACGGAGAACTAGAAAAACAAGACGTAATCGAAGAATCAAGACAAATGCTAGAAAAAATATTCCAAGACCTAAACAAAAACAAAGAAAAAATAGCAGACTCACTAAGAACAGGACTCCAAAAAGACAAAATCATCGGCCCATGCCCCAAATGCGGAGAAAACCTCAGAATAATGAGATCCAAAAGAGGAAGCAGATTCGTAGGCTGCAGCGGATACCCAGACTGCAACCACTCACTACCACTACCAAAAAGAGGAAACCTAATCCGAACCAAAAAAACCTGCCCAGACCACAACCTAAACAAACTCAAAGTAACATACAACAAAAACAAAAAACCATGGACACTCGGATGCCCAAAATGCAACTACGACGAATGGCAAAAAAACAAAGACAAAGACAAAGACAAAGACAAAGACAAAGACAAAAACAAAAAATAA
- the panD gene encoding aspartate 1-decarboxylase, whose translation MRSVLKSKIHRARVTEADVDYMGSITIDSELLKYVGLWPNERVLVVSNTSGARLETYVIPGEPGSGEICINGAAANKISVGENVTIMSFVLSDSQVDPKVVSVDDENRFKAYL comes from the coding sequence ATGAGAAGTGTTTTGAAGTCTAAGATTCATCGGGCTAGGGTTACTGAAGCAGATGTCGATTATATGGGTAGTATCACTATCGATAGTGAGTTGTTAAAGTATGTTGGTTTATGGCCTAATGAACGTGTTTTGGTTGTTAGTAATACATCTGGAGCTAGGCTTGAAACATACGTCATTCCTGGTGAACCAGGTTCTGGAGAAATTTGCATTAATGGCGCTGCGGCCAACAAAATCAGTGTTGGTGAGAATGTTACTATAATGAGTTTTGTTTTATCTGATTCTCAGGTTGACCCTAAAGTTGTTAGTGTGGATGATGAGAATAGATTTAAGGCCTATCTCTAA
- a CDS encoding DUF4013 domain-containing protein yields the protein MLMEALKYPIKEDKGLINILIGGLLLILSFLLIPAFIVIGYLIKVGAETSKGSDKLIEFGEWINLLVTGFVGWIITIIYSIIPFLIWGLIAFVLIGVLGLGGDSAFVAGIGVLGFIVLWLLGLLIGILIYYTVPAALINYGRESSFKAAFRLSQLKEIWMTREYFTAALLPIFLMIIQYIVITILGFTIIGLILVPFVAFYFHLVIIRIFGIAFRQVVGGTSGL from the coding sequence ATGTTAATGGAAGCACTTAAGTATCCTATTAAGGAAGATAAAGGGTTAATTAATATATTAATTGGTGGTTTATTACTCATATTGTCGTTTTTGTTGATACCTGCGTTTATAGTGATTGGTTATTTAATTAAGGTTGGTGCTGAAACCTCTAAGGGGTCTGATAAATTAATAGAGTTTGGTGAATGGATTAATTTATTGGTAACTGGTTTTGTTGGCTGGATAATCACTATTATCTACTCAATAATACCTTTTTTGATTTGGGGTTTAATAGCATTTGTTTTAATTGGTGTATTAGGTCTTGGTGGTGATTCAGCGTTTGTAGCTGGAATTGGTGTTTTAGGTTTCATAGTACTATGGCTGCTCGGATTGTTGATTGGAATATTGATTTATTACACAGTTCCTGCTGCATTGATAAACTATGGTCGTGAAAGTTCATTTAAAGCGGCTTTCCGATTATCCCAACTTAAAGAAATCTGGATGACAAGAGAATACTTCACAGCAGCTTTATTACCAATCTTCTTGATGATCATACAGTACATAGTGATTACGATACTAGGATTTACAATAATAGGGCTTATTTTAGTTCCATTCGTTGCATTCTATTTCCATCTAGTGATAATACGAATATTCGGAATTGCTTTCCGACAAGTAGTAGGCGGAACATCCGGACTATAA
- a CDS encoding pyridoxamine 5'-phosphate oxidase family protein, whose translation MVRIPDEVLDLIGDPDTQIVLATADDDSVPNAVPMRNVWIVDDDKMALGDVFFDKTRENIEANGRISLSLWKGTEGYQVKGSCEAIKSSGPLFEEKKEMLAEKMDLDLKALCMIDVEEVYSTTPGPEAGSKIV comes from the coding sequence ATGGTTAGAATACCTGATGAGGTTTTGGATTTGATTGGCGACCCTGATACTCAGATTGTTTTGGCGACTGCGGATGATGATTCTGTTCCGAATGCAGTGCCTATGAGGAATGTGTGGATAGTTGATGATGATAAAATGGCTTTAGGTGATGTTTTTTTCGATAAAACAAGAGAAAACATTGAGGCTAATGGAAGGATTAGTTTGAGTCTCTGGAAAGGTACTGAGGGATATCAAGTTAAAGGTAGTTGTGAAGCAATTAAATCCTCTGGTCCTTTGTTTGAAGAGAAAAAAGAGATGCTTGCGGAGAAAATGGATCTTGATTTAAAGGCTCTATGCATGATTGACGTAGAAGAGGTGTATTCCACTACTCCAGGACCTGAAGCCGGTTCTAAAATAGTTTAA
- a CDS encoding methyl-coenzyme M reductase family protein, translated as MYEFLTYQGGVYKSNLMIEKIEDLGGYIIQKNKESREITMLTAIPQEDVPTIEELASQLKGKIFKEKLIGTEIAVVSPSISRHHLPHPVCDIAERLRRAGALTNIVSIARGVGRRISQITKEEETMIEEYDAAVFILGNFGNCLVNHKHKLLKNIKKPVIAVGAPEIEELENADKYIPGVGRKVDRMRKTEDQEKLDEIADALGQLIEKERQKINEDPLTIHPLEIKEILQKELPLEKHEARHSPIVLHLDGLRIKLPYDEHIDLVKETKVGEKKLSEIAKFNKSKNEAEDILLQVLPKSIIENQKQQKNKIKA; from the coding sequence ATGTACGAATTCCTCACATACCAAGGAGGAGTCTATAAATCAAACCTAATGATCGAGAAAATCGAAGACCTCGGAGGCTACATAATACAAAAAAACAAAGAATCAAGAGAAATCACAATGCTAACCGCAATCCCCCAAGAAGACGTACCAACAATCGAAGAACTAGCAAGCCAACTAAAAGGAAAAATCTTTAAAGAAAAACTAATAGGAACAGAAATAGCAGTAGTATCTCCAAGCATATCCCGACACCACCTACCACACCCAGTCTGCGACATAGCAGAAAGACTACGTAGAGCAGGAGCCCTAACAAACATAGTCAGCATAGCAAGAGGAGTCGGCAGAAGAATCTCACAGATAACCAAAGAAGAAGAAACCATGATCGAAGAATACGATGCAGCAGTATTCATTCTAGGAAACTTCGGAAACTGCCTCGTCAACCATAAACACAAACTACTTAAAAACATAAAAAAACCAGTTATAGCAGTCGGCGCTCCAGAAATAGAAGAACTAGAAAACGCAGACAAATACATACCAGGAGTCGGCCGCAAAGTAGATAGAATGAGAAAAACCGAAGACCAAGAAAAACTAGATGAAATCGCAGACGCATTAGGCCAATTAATCGAAAAAGAAAGACAAAAAATCAACGAAGACCCATTAACAATTCATCCACTAGAAATAAAAGAAATACTACAGAAAGAACTTCCACTAGAAAAACATGAAGCCCGACACAGCCCCATAGTACTACACCTAGATGGATTAAGAATAAAACTCCCATACGACGAACACATAGACCTCGTAAAAGAAACCAAGGTCGGGGAAAAAAAATTAAGCGAAATAGCAAAATTCAATAAATCCAAAAACGAAGCCGAAGACATATTACTCCAAGTATTACCAAAATCAATCATAGAAAACCAAAAACAACAAAAAAACAAAATCAAAGCCTAA
- a CDS encoding methanogenesis marker 17 protein: MKITVESPTNDEGAGYKDIARDIIRNSRISSLVEHIHMVIEVKEPIFIISIKVKGIREPIKIKNIAKLRDTEEGCTLEIRDEGYASNLLSKLWKEFGKSNVEQPTRLEIICKDIKKSEIEDMVLTPSEEITDTLLNLSWQIIPEGFRVRRSLKSKKVFTILATEEPMEEKWIERLQKTHNKITEA; encoded by the coding sequence TTGAAGATAACTGTAGAAAGCCCAACAAATGATGAAGGAGCAGGATACAAAGACATCGCTAGAGATATCATAAGAAACTCACGTATATCAAGTTTAGTAGAACACATACACATGGTTATAGAAGTAAAAGAACCAATATTCATAATCTCCATCAAAGTAAAAGGAATTCGAGAACCAATCAAAATCAAAAACATAGCAAAACTACGAGACACAGAAGAAGGATGTACACTTGAAATACGTGACGAAGGCTACGCATCAAACCTCCTATCAAAACTATGGAAAGAATTTGGTAAATCAAACGTCGAACAACCAACAAGACTTGAAATCATCTGTAAAGACATAAAAAAAAGCGAAATAGAAGACATGGTTTTAACCCCAAGCGAAGAAATAACAGACACACTACTAAACCTTAGTTGGCAGATAATACCAGAAGGATTTAGAGTCCGAAGAAGCCTTAAATCCAAGAAAGTCTTCACAATACTAGCAACCGAAGAACCAATGGAAGAAAAATGGATAGAACGTCTCCAAAAAACCCACAACAAAATAACGGAGGCCTAA
- a CDS encoding AAA family ATPase, with the protein MVKPSALSISTSELKEKVDNDDIQYLHRHMGLVQNKKTLDLLSYLSHNWQKIHRESEKVEKELPLEFMDSELAISIIRKEATSLLNKAVIDGNISVMKRVSGRKTRGRDISGIKTLRKIERKMDQPVWICYVYGKMGTGKTDLALLLAELWKSNGHGREIGSNIKSFKEKERYIDNFQALKTWLSSNKKEKIFVFDEASSHVSGYGSDSYDTTKYFSKLLKKFRKHKGHLIIIGHTGKDVHPEIRRLSSDKIKKLTKKDAVFCKDIGPDGEPMEIELKIKGIPKTNYTFDTYESTGWRWKEKQDSITEKVKKIGDKITETQNKKYIKNYKTKEGRYIDKDVLRLEYNLSENESRLLAKYIETETNLLKKQIEKPDKKPKT; encoded by the coding sequence TTGGTTAAGCCATCAGCCCTATCCATATCCACTTCAGAACTCAAAGAAAAAGTCGACAACGACGACATACAATACCTACATAGACATATGGGGCTAGTTCAAAACAAAAAAACACTCGACCTCCTTAGCTATCTATCACACAACTGGCAAAAAATCCATAGAGAATCAGAAAAAGTAGAAAAAGAACTCCCACTTGAATTCATGGACAGTGAACTAGCAATCTCAATAATCAGAAAAGAAGCAACATCACTATTAAACAAAGCAGTTATAGATGGCAACATATCAGTTATGAAAAGAGTTAGTGGCCGGAAAACCCGTGGAAGAGACATCTCAGGAATTAAAACACTCAGAAAAATAGAAAGAAAGATGGATCAACCGGTCTGGATCTGCTATGTATATGGAAAAATGGGTACCGGTAAAACCGACCTAGCGTTACTTCTAGCCGAACTCTGGAAATCAAATGGACATGGAAGAGAAATCGGCAGCAACATCAAAAGCTTTAAAGAGAAAGAAAGATACATCGATAACTTCCAAGCCCTAAAAACATGGCTTTCAAGCAATAAAAAAGAAAAAATCTTCGTTTTCGACGAAGCATCAAGCCACGTATCCGGATATGGTTCCGACAGCTATGACACAACAAAATACTTCTCAAAACTACTAAAAAAATTCAGAAAACACAAAGGACACCTAATAATAATAGGACACACAGGAAAAGACGTACACCCAGAAATAAGAAGACTATCCAGCGATAAAATAAAAAAACTAACAAAAAAAGACGCCGTTTTCTGTAAAGATATAGGTCCAGATGGCGAACCAATGGAAATAGAACTAAAAATCAAAGGAATTCCAAAAACCAACTACACATTCGATACATACGAATCAACAGGATGGAGATGGAAAGAAAAACAAGACAGCATAACAGAAAAAGTCAAAAAAATCGGAGACAAAATCACAGAAACACAAAACAAAAAATACATAAAAAACTACAAAACCAAAGAAGGAAGATATATAGACAAAGACGTACTCAGATTAGAATACAACCTATCAGAAAACGAATCCAGATTACTCGCAAAATACATCGAAACAGAGACAAACCTACTAAAAAAACAGATAGAAAAACCCGATAAAAAACCTAAAACCTAA